Proteins from a genomic interval of Zonotrichia leucophrys gambelii isolate GWCS_2022_RI unplaced genomic scaffold, RI_Zleu_2.0 Scaffold_818_21947, whole genome shotgun sequence:
- the LOC135441997 gene encoding sodium/potassium-transporting ATPase subunit alpha-3 isoform X1: protein MGRIATLASGLEVGKTPIAVEIEHFIQLITGVAVFLGISFFILSLILGYTWLEAVIFLIGIIVANVPEGLLATVTVCLTLTAKRMARKNCLVKNLEAVETLGSTSTICSDKTGTLTQNRMTVAHMWFDNQIHEADTTEDQSGTAFDKSSPTWVALSHIAGLCNRAVFKGGQENVPILKRDVAGDASESALLKCIELSSGSVKVMRERNKKVAEIPFNSTNKYQLSIHETEDPNDNRYLLVMKGAPERILDRCSTILLQGKEQPLDEEMKEAFQNAYLELGGLGERVLGFCHFYLPEEQYPKGFAFDCDDVNFATDNLCFVGLMSMIDPPRAAVPDAVGKCRSAGIKVIMVTGDHPITAKAIAKGVGIISEGNETVEDIAARLNIPVSQVNPRDAKACVIHGTDLKDMSSEQIDEILQNHTEIVFARTSPQQKLIIVEGCQRQGAIVAVTGDGVNDSPALKKADIGVAMGIAGSDVSKQAADMILLDDNFASIVTGVEEGRLIFDNLKKSIAYTLTSNIPEITPFLLFIMANIPLPLGTITILCIDLGTDMVPAISLAYEAAESDIMKRQPRNPRSDKLVNERLISMAYGQIGMIQALGGFFAYFVILAENGFLPSCLVGIRLRWDDRTINDLEDSYGQQWTYEQRKVVEFTCHTAFFVSIVVVQWADLIICKTRRNSVFQQGMKNKILIFGLFEETALAAFLSYCPGMDVALRMYPLKPSWWFCAFPYSFLIFVYDEIRKLILRRNPGGWVEKETYY from the exons ATGGGCCGCATCGCCACGCTGGCCTCGGGGCTGGAGGTGGGCAAGACGCCGATCGCCGTGGAGATCGAGCACTTCATCCAGCTCATCACCGGCGTCGCCGTCTTCCTCGGCATCTCCTTCTTCATCCTCTCGCTCATCCTGGGCTACACCTGGCTCGAGGCCGTCATCTTCCTCATCGGCATCATCGTGGCCAACGTGCCCGAGGGGCTGCTGGCCACCGTCACC gtgtgcctgaCGCTGACGGCCAAGCGCATGGCCCGCAAGAACTGCCTGGTGAAGAACCTGGAGGCCGTGGAGACGCTCGGCTCCACCTCCACCATCTGCTCCGACAAGACGGGGACGCTCACCCAGAACCGCATGACCGTGGCGCACATGTGGTTCGACAACCAGATCCACGAGGCCGACACCACCGAGGACCAGTCCG GCACGGCGTTCGACAAGAGCTCTCCCACGTGGGTGGCGCTGTCCCACATCGCCGGGCTCTGCAACCGCGCCGTCTTCAAGGGCGGCCAGGAGAACGTGCCCATCCTCAAG CGCGACGTGGCCGGGGACGCGTCCGAGTCGGCGCTGCTCAAGTGCATCGAGCTCTCGTCGGGCTCCGTCAAGGTCATGCGGGAGCGCAACAAGAAAGTGGCCGAGATCCCCTTCAACTCCACCAACAAGTACCAg CTGTCCATCCACGAGACCGAGGACCCCAACGACAACCGGTACCTGCTGGTGATGAAGGGCGCCCCCGAGCGCATCCTGGACCGCTGCTCCaccatcctgctgcagggcaaGGAGCAGCCGCTGGACGAGGAGATGAAGGAGGCCTTCCAGAACGCTTACCTGGAGCTTGGGGGGTTGGGAGAGAGGGTTTTGG GTTTCTGCCACTTTTACCTGCCCGAGGAGCAGTACCCCAAGGGCTTCGCCTTCGACTGCGACGACGTGAACTTCGCCACCGACAACCTTTGCTTCGTGGGGCTCATGTCCATGATCGacccgccccgcgccgccgtgCCCGACGCCGTGGGCAAATGCCGCAGCGCCGGCATCAag GTGATCATGGTCACCGGGGACCACCCAATCACGGCCAAGGCCATCGCCAAGGGCGTGGGGATCATCTCCGAGGGCAACGAGACCGTGGAGGACATTGCGGCGCGGCTGAACATACCTGTGAGCCAGGTGAACCCCAG GGACGCCAAGGCGTGCGTGATCCACGGCACCGACCTGAAGGACATGAGCTCGGAGCAGATTGACGAAATCCTGCAGAATCACACCGAAATCGTGTTCGCGCGCACGTCCCCGCAGCAGAAACTCATCATCGTCGAGGGCTGCCAGAGACAg GGCGCCATCGTGGCGGTGACGGGCGACGGCGTGAACGACTCGCCGGCGCTGAAGAAGGCCGACATCGGCGTGGCCATGGGCATCGCCGGCTCCGACGTCTCCAAGCAGGCGGCCGACATGATCCTGCTGGACGACAACTTCGCCTCCATCGTGACCGGTGTCGAGGAAG GGCGCCTGATTTTCGACAATCTGAAGAAATCGATCGCGTACACGCTGACCAGCAACATCCCCGAGATCACGCCGTTCCTGCTCTTCATCATGGCCAACATCCCGCTGCCGCTGGGCACCATCACCATCCTCTGCATCGATCTGGGGACCGACATG GTGCCAGCCATCTCCCTGGCGTACGAGGCGGCCGAGAGCGACATCATGAAACGGCAGCCCAGGAACCCGCGCAGCGACAAGCTGGTCAACGAGCGGCTCATCAGCATGGCCTACGGCCAGATcg GGATGATCCAGGCGCTGGGCGGGTTCTTCGCCTACTTCGTGATCCTGGCCGAGAACGGGTTCCTGCCCTCGTGCCTGGTGGGGATCCGGCTGCGCTGGGACGACCGCACCATCAACGACCTGGAGGACTCCTACGGGCAGCAGTGG ACGTACGAGCAGCGCAAGGTGGTGGAGTTCACGTGCCACACGGCGTTCTTCGTCAGCATCGTGGTCGTGCAGTGGGCCGACCTCATCATCTGCAAGACGCGGCGCAACTCCGTCTTCCAGCAGGGCATGAA